AGACAAGCTTATCCCCCTTCCTACTAGCAACAACACCCCTTACAAAGCCCCCCTCAATTATAGGTGCAGATGCGTTTGTCTCATCATAGTAGTCAGCACCATTATCAATGCTATCCCTTATAAGCCTCTGGGTAAACCTAACCCTGTTTATCTCATAACCCTCACCCTCTATAGTTAGAACCACCTCTTCAGAGGGGCTATATAGCATAATCCCCTTGACAATGCCGTCCAGCTCCTCACCCTTGGGAGGGTCTATCCCAACCTCCTCGAAGTGGTGTTTCCCAATAGCATCTCCACAGGGTTTATCCCCAGCCCTGTGGCTCGGCTTAGCATCTATAAGGGCTACTGAGAAGCCCATCTTGCTGAGGAGATAAGCAGCTGTAGATCCTGCAACCCCAGCACCAACAATCACAACATCATATCTCCTCTCTATAGCCAACACCCTCACCCCAGCTGACTATGGAGAACATATAGGCGATTGATCTTCCTAGAACTAATTCCATATACGTCACATCAGAAACTACTTGTTACAACCCTTATATTCTTAAACCGATATCTAATTCAATAAAGATCCTCTTTTCCCGAAACTATATTTTTTATTTATTTATTATTCAAGCAAATAGCCTATAGTGCTGACTCTAAGCGATTAGATCAAAAAGATCCTCATAACTTATGATTAGGATACCATGATTAAGGGCTGATCTCTGTTCAAGATCGCTTATTATTAATTTGAGAACCATGTATAGCAATGTGGAGAAGAAAGATTAGCCTATTATTAGGTTATGTGCACTGTATATTTGCTTTCCCATATCTTCTTATAGCTTCAACAGCCCTCTCCAGATCCTTTGCTTCCATATATAGCCTCTGGTGGAGAGACATCTTACCCCCCATCGGGTTCTGCTGCTCTCTAAGGATCTCTATGAATTTTCTAGCTTTATTACATCTAATCACTATATTCTGATCCTCTAGTGGGAATTTTATAAGAACTCCAGAACCCTGTATACCCCGGTCTGTTATCATATAATCCATTATAGGTTGAACCATAGAGATATTCTTACCCCTTATATATGCTCTATTTATTGCTAGAGGGACTAGAAAGAAGATTTCAAACATAACAAGGTTTCCAATGAATCTTATTAGGGGGTCGCTGGAGCCTATATAGTGGGGGGTTACATATGTTTGGTATATGTAATAGAGTAGAAAGACTATTGGGAGTGATATGAGGGGTAGCATGGTGAATTTCATCTGCTCCCTTATCTCCTCATTTAAAGCCCTGTCTTCTTGGATAAGCTCTATAGCCTTTCTAGGATCCACCCTTATGATCTGTCTACCAGATCTTATATATTGAGCATCCTCACTACTTACTGAGAGCCTCACCCTCCTGATATTTATGAATATCATGATGGCCATATATGTTATGAAGAAGAGGGTCACTATGATCCAATATACCTCTCCTGGTAGAAAGGTTAGTGCTAGAGCATAGAGGATAACCATAGTCTGTGAAACTACGAGTGGGGGTACTCGCCTCATCTACACCTATACCTTGCTATATTATGGATTACAAACATATATAGTTAGAACATGCTACTGGGGGAATCGAGGAGCCATCAGCCTTGCCCAATGATTAGCCGGGTTATGTACCCACGAGGTCTAATAGCTCCTTAGGCACTATCCCCTTGTCTAAGAGATATTTTTTCTCATGCTTCTCATATCTATATATAACATCCGCCCTATCGCTTCTGAAATCCCATGGAGCGCATAGAACGAGATCTCCAGGTGATATCCACACCCTCTTCCTAAACTTCCCAGGGATTCTAGCAACTCTCTCAACATTATCTGTGCAAACCACCTTTAGCCACTCAGCCCCCATAGCACCTGTGACAACACATATAACCTGGCCCTCACTAGGCAGCGGTATCTCTTTCGGTGCCTCCTCTTGCTTCTTCTTAACCAATAAGTGCACCTAAGAATATGTTGGCTATGGAGCTTATATCGAGCTATTTACTCCCAGGTCTTTTAACTATAACCGTGTTAACCTGTACAGTATCCTCGCTAATAGTGTTTCCTCTAACAAACTTTCTCTTCCTAAGCCCGTCCTCCTTTGGATGGAATCCCGGTGGGCCGCTTAGGAGTACGTATTTCTTAACAGGCCCAGATATATAGGGGAGCATCGGTGCCCCAGCTTTATCGCTTCCGCCTGTTATTAGAAGGCTATATCCTGATAGCCCAACTATAGATCCGTCTATTGTATCGCCTATCTTTAGACCATATAGCTTGGAGCTCTTCTCGGAAGACAATGTTATCTGGAAGCTTGGGGCCCTCATAACCTCTGCAAGGGCTCTATCTACGCCGAGCTTCTCCCTCATAAAGCCCTCTGGAAGCCTTATCTCCCCCTCTGGTATCTTCTCATCTGTAACTATCTGTGCCACCAGCTTCACCTTTGAGCCATCCTGCTTCTTAATTCTAATAGATATAACACCCAGCTGGGGATCCAGGATCTTCTTGAGGATCGGGGATATCCTTGCCTTTGGCAGGATCTTCTGGGACTTCTCATCCTCCCCATATGGGAGGCTCGGGTCAGCTATAGCTATTGCCTTAACTCTTCTCGGGGTCTTCACATCTGG
This portion of the Sulfolobales archaeon genome encodes:
- a CDS encoding 30S ribosomal protein S6e; its protein translation is MPEIKIVISDPDVKTPRRVKAIAIADPSLPYGEDEKSQKILPKARISPILKKILDPQLGVISIRIKKQDGSKVKLVAQIVTDEKIPEGEIRLPEGFMREKLGVDRALAEVMRAPSFQITLSSEKSSKLYGLKIGDTIDGSIVGLSGYSLLITGGSDKAGAPMLPYISGPVKKYVLLSGPPGFHPKEDGLRKRKFVRGNTISEDTVQVNTVIVKRPGSK
- a CDS encoding DUF2208 family protein: MRRVPPLVVSQTMVILYALALTFLPGEVYWIIVTLFFITYMAIMIFINIRRVRLSVSSEDAQYIRSGRQIIRVDPRKAIELIQEDRALNEEIREQMKFTMLPLISLPIVFLLYYIYQTYVTPHYIGSSDPLIRFIGNLVMFEIFFLVPLAINRAYIRGKNISMVQPIMDYMITDRGIQGSGVLIKFPLEDQNIVIRCNKARKFIEILREQQNPMGGKMSLHQRLYMEAKDLERAVEAIRRYGKANIQCT
- a CDS encoding NAD(P)/FAD-dependent oxidoreductase, translated to MAIERRYDVVIVGAGVAGSTAAYLLSKMGFSVALIDAKPSHRAGDKPCGDAIGKHHFEEVGIDPPKGEELDGIVKGIMLYSPSEEVVLTIEGEGYEINRVRFTQRLIRDSIDNGADYYDETNASAPIIEGGFVRGVVASRKGDKLVFRSNVVIDASGSARSIVRRLPQDWPIVDPIRPEDTQIAYREIRVLDEWIDKPEYIRIYVNLKIAPGGYWWNFPKSIAKTVNVGLGVQGGKGYEHPRVYLYRYILTRPEFRNS
- a CDS encoding translation initiation factor aIF-1A translates to MVKKKQEEAPKEIPLPSEGQVICVVTGAMGAEWLKVVCTDNVERVARIPGKFRKRVWISPGDLVLCAPWDFRSDRADVIYRYEKHEKKYLLDKGIVPKELLDLVGT